A DNA window from Bradyrhizobium barranii subsp. barranii contains the following coding sequences:
- a CDS encoding serine hydrolase domain-containing protein, with product MRDRFPRLSILGASLVLALTVSATSVQADGMATGRQNLACGSPSSIDDGWTTASPDSVGMDGMRLCSIAARLDQRATSVHSVVVVRHGKLVFEQYFPGYDQPWGQPDGQHEFTATTKHDMRSASKSVASLLVGIAIDRKLIEGVDEPALKFFPDHQAAKQAGWEAITLRHLLTMSSGIEWDEARSWTDPKNDEPHLTFEADPIGYVLAKPVAAPPDVLWTYNGGGTELLGNILERVSGRPLEAFAREVLFQPLGISDFEWKAYKNGKIAAAAGLRLRPRDAAKIGQLVLNRGQWNGRQIVSADWIAQSTTPRFQAIGYFGSTMFYGYQWWMGRSLAGDKEIKWVAAFGWGGQRIFIVPELDLVMMTTAAQYGQPKEGLAAIDILSNIVIPSVRDAR from the coding sequence ATGCGCGATCGCTTCCCCCGCCTCAGCATTCTCGGCGCGAGCCTCGTGCTCGCGTTGACCGTCTCAGCCACTTCCGTGCAGGCCGACGGCATGGCGACTGGACGACAAAACCTCGCCTGTGGATCGCCGTCGTCAATCGACGACGGGTGGACGACTGCGTCGCCCGACAGCGTTGGCATGGACGGCATGCGGCTCTGCAGCATCGCTGCACGGCTCGATCAACGCGCGACCTCGGTCCATTCGGTTGTCGTCGTGCGCCACGGCAAGCTCGTCTTCGAGCAGTATTTTCCCGGCTACGACCAACCCTGGGGACAACCGGACGGCCAGCACGAATTTACCGCGACGACGAAGCATGACATGCGTTCGGCATCGAAGAGTGTCGCTTCGCTGCTCGTCGGCATCGCGATCGATCGCAAGCTGATCGAAGGCGTCGACGAGCCCGCGCTCAAATTCTTCCCCGACCATCAGGCGGCGAAGCAGGCGGGCTGGGAGGCCATCACGCTGCGCCATCTGCTAACGATGTCCTCCGGCATTGAATGGGACGAGGCACGGTCCTGGACCGATCCGAAAAACGACGAGCCGCATCTCACCTTTGAGGCCGATCCGATCGGCTATGTGCTCGCAAAGCCAGTCGCTGCGCCGCCCGACGTGCTGTGGACTTATAATGGCGGCGGGACTGAACTGCTCGGCAACATCCTCGAACGCGTCTCGGGCAGGCCGCTGGAGGCATTTGCTCGCGAGGTGCTGTTCCAGCCGCTCGGGATCAGCGATTTCGAGTGGAAAGCCTATAAGAACGGCAAGATCGCAGCGGCCGCGGGCCTTCGCTTGCGGCCGCGCGATGCGGCGAAGATCGGCCAGCTCGTGCTCAATCGCGGCCAGTGGAACGGCCGGCAGATCGTCTCGGCCGACTGGATCGCACAATCGACCACGCCGCGCTTCCAGGCGATCGGCTATTTCGGCAGCACGATGTTCTACGGCTATCAATGGTGGATGGGCCGCTCGCTCGCCGGCGACAAGGAAATCAAATGGGTTGCTGCCTTCGGCTGGGGCGGCCAGCGCATCTTCATCGTGCCCGAGCTTGATCTCGTCATGATGACCACCGCTGCCCAATACGGCCAGCCGAAGGAAGGGCTGGCCGCGATCGACATCCTCTCCAACATCGTCATTCCATCCGTGCGCGATGCACGGTGA
- a CDS encoding alpha/beta fold hydrolase encodes MADLPDIPLPAGIRSRYVDGINGLRMHVLEAGFETKGRPCILLLHGFPELAFSWRNVMPALAAAGYHVIAPDQRGYGRTTGWTADYDGDLTPFSLLNLVRDALALVSAFGYRQVDLAGHDFGSPVAAWCAMIRPDVFRSVTLMSAPFGGAPPMPFGTVDVPAKPAVEDPVHRELAALPRPRKHYQWYYATRPANADMQHAPQGVHDFLRAYYHQKSADWTDNKPYPLKSWSAGELAKLPTYYVMDAGETMAETVAKEMPSPAAIAANQWLPDSDLAYYSAEYGRTGFQGGLQWYRYGTSGMLNSEMQLFAGRSIDVPSCFISGKQDWGTYQRPGVFEAMQGRGCTKMLGCDLVDSAGHWVQQEQPAEVSRLLLKFLAKAA; translated from the coding sequence ATGGCCGACCTCCCCGACATCCCTCTCCCCGCCGGAATCCGCTCGCGTTACGTCGACGGCATCAACGGGTTGCGCATGCATGTGCTCGAAGCCGGCTTCGAGACCAAGGGGCGGCCCTGCATCCTGCTGCTGCACGGCTTTCCCGAGCTCGCCTTCTCCTGGCGCAACGTGATGCCGGCGCTGGCCGCGGCCGGCTATCACGTAATCGCGCCGGACCAGCGCGGCTATGGCCGCACCACGGGATGGACCGCCGACTACGACGGTGATCTCACGCCGTTCTCTCTGCTCAACCTCGTGCGTGACGCCCTCGCCCTGGTGTCGGCGTTCGGCTACCGGCAGGTCGATCTCGCTGGGCATGATTTCGGCAGCCCGGTCGCGGCCTGGTGCGCCATGATCCGGCCCGACGTGTTTCGCTCGGTGACGCTGATGAGCGCGCCCTTCGGCGGAGCGCCACCGATGCCGTTTGGCACGGTCGATGTGCCGGCAAAGCCTGCAGTCGAAGACCCCGTGCATCGCGAGCTCGCCGCGCTGCCGCGCCCGCGCAAACACTATCAATGGTATTACGCGACGCGCCCGGCCAACGCCGACATGCAGCACGCGCCGCAGGGCGTGCACGATTTCCTGCGCGCCTACTATCACCAGAAGAGTGCGGACTGGACCGACAACAAGCCATATCCGCTGAAGTCGTGGTCCGCGGGCGAACTCGCAAAACTGCCGACCTACTATGTGATGGACGCCGGCGAGACGATGGCGGAGACGGTAGCGAAGGAGATGCCCTCGCCGGCCGCGATCGCCGCCAACCAATGGCTGCCGGACAGCGACCTCGCCTATTACAGCGCCGAGTACGGCCGCACCGGATTCCAGGGGGGCTTGCAATGGTACCGCTACGGCACCTCGGGCATGCTCAACAGCGAGATGCAGCTGTTTGCGGGCCGCAGCATCGACGTGCCCTCGTGCTTCATCTCGGGCAAGCAGGATTGGGGCACCTATCAGCGCCCCGGCGTGTTCGAAGCGATGCAGGGGCGCGGCTGCACGAAGATGCTCGGCTGCGATCTCGTCGACAGCGCCGGCCATTGGGTGCAGCAGGAACAGCCGGCCGAGGTGAGCCGCTTGCTGCTCAAGTTCCTCGCAAAAGCCGCCTGA
- the mbfA gene encoding iron exporter MbfA, whose translation MKTFAELTEREVLAVAISSEEEDSRIYMTFAEDLRERYPDTSKIFEEMAEEERGHRHRLLKLYEERFGQHLPPIRRENVKGFLRRRPIWLTKNLPLDTIRKEVETMELEAERFYARAAEQAEDVGVRRLLGDLAEEEKHHENRAVALTDEILKPDVRAEEDRTRRRMFVLQYVQPGLAGLMDGSVSTLAPLFAAAFATHQNWQTFLVGLAASIGAGISMGFAEALSDDGSLTGRGSPWLRGITCGAMTTLGGLGHTLPYLVPDSWPNAFWIATGIAGVVVFFELWAIAFIRARYMDTPFLQAVFQIVLGGAIVLAVGILIGAA comes from the coding sequence GTGAAGACTTTTGCCGAACTGACCGAGCGCGAGGTGCTTGCGGTCGCGATCTCCTCCGAGGAGGAGGATAGCCGCATTTACATGACCTTCGCCGAGGACTTGCGCGAGCGTTACCCGGACACGTCGAAGATTTTCGAGGAGATGGCCGAGGAGGAACGCGGCCACCGGCATCGGCTGCTGAAACTCTATGAGGAACGCTTCGGCCAGCACCTGCCGCCGATCCGCCGCGAGAACGTCAAAGGCTTTCTGCGCCGGCGGCCGATCTGGCTGACGAAAAACCTGCCGCTCGACACCATCCGGAAAGAGGTCGAGACCATGGAGCTCGAGGCTGAGCGCTTCTACGCGCGGGCCGCCGAGCAGGCCGAGGATGTCGGCGTGCGCCGCCTGCTCGGCGATCTCGCCGAGGAGGAAAAGCATCACGAGAACCGCGCCGTCGCGCTGACCGACGAAATCCTGAAGCCGGACGTGCGCGCCGAGGAAGATCGCACGCGACGGCGGATGTTCGTGCTGCAATATGTGCAGCCGGGCCTCGCCGGCCTGATGGACGGATCGGTCTCGACACTGGCGCCGCTGTTCGCGGCAGCTTTCGCCACGCACCAAAATTGGCAGACCTTTCTGGTCGGGCTCGCCGCCTCGATCGGCGCCGGCATCAGCATGGGCTTTGCGGAGGCGCTGTCCGACGACGGATCGCTCACGGGGCGCGGCTCGCCCTGGCTGCGCGGCATCACCTGCGGCGCGATGACGACGCTCGGCGGGCTCGGCCACACCCTTCCTTATCTCGTCCCAGACAGCTGGCCGAACGCATTCTGGATCGCAACGGGAATCGCCGGCGTCGTCGTGTTCTTCGAATTGTGGGCGATCGCCTTCATCCGCGCGCGCTACATGGACACCCCGTTCCTCCAGGCCGTGTTCCAGATCGTGCTCGGCGGCGCCATCGTGCTGGCGGTCGGGATCTTGATCGGGGCGGCGTAG
- a CDS encoding amidase — translation MAKSEWSYKSAVELSAALTAKKVSAVELTQDAIDRIERHDGKVNAICVRDFDRALSAARDADAARARGERKPLLGLPITVKESYNIAGLPTTWGIPAQKDFVAKEDALPVTRVKDAGTVIVGKTNMPLGLGDWQSYNDIYGTTNNPYDLGRTPGGSSGGSSAALAAGYGPLSIGSDIGGSLRVPAFHCGIYAHKPTFNLVAMRGHTPPPLPPLPFERDLSVIGPMARSAADLSLVLDVMAGPDPIDAGLAYRLELPAARHTAFRDFRVLVIDTDPVLPTDTAVRGTINRLADNLAKAGVKIERSSPLLPDFAASSRLYMRMLMSFLGSTFAPDVYAGAKAAAAALPEGDNSLAAERLRGIALNHRDWQAANAGRTRLRAQWRELFKTYDAVICPVMPTAAYPHDHSPEQEQRRIKIDGKEHVYPDQLAWPGIATLPGLPSTAIPTGFAPDGLPIGVQIVGPWLEDRTPLKLAELIEREFGGFVPPPLFND, via the coding sequence GTGGCGAAATCGGAATGGAGTTACAAGAGCGCGGTCGAGCTGTCGGCCGCGTTGACCGCAAAGAAGGTCTCCGCGGTCGAGCTCACGCAGGACGCGATCGATCGCATCGAACGTCACGACGGCAAGGTCAACGCGATCTGCGTCCGGGATTTCGACCGCGCGCTGAGCGCCGCGCGGGACGCGGACGCGGCCCGGGCGCGCGGCGAGCGGAAGCCGCTGCTCGGCCTCCCAATCACCGTGAAGGAATCCTATAACATTGCCGGCCTGCCCACGACCTGGGGCATTCCCGCGCAGAAGGATTTTGTCGCAAAGGAAGACGCGCTGCCCGTCACGCGGGTGAAGGACGCCGGCACCGTCATCGTCGGCAAGACCAACATGCCGCTGGGGCTCGGCGACTGGCAGAGCTACAACGACATCTACGGCACCACCAACAACCCCTACGATCTCGGCCGCACGCCGGGCGGCTCGTCCGGCGGCTCCTCGGCTGCGCTCGCCGCGGGCTATGGCCCGCTCTCGATCGGCTCGGACATCGGCGGCTCGCTGCGTGTGCCGGCGTTCCATTGCGGCATCTATGCGCACAAGCCGACCTTCAATCTCGTCGCGATGCGCGGCCACACGCCGCCGCCGTTGCCGCCCTTGCCGTTCGAGCGCGACCTCTCGGTGATCGGCCCGATGGCGCGCAGCGCCGCCGACCTTTCGCTGGTGCTCGACGTGATGGCCGGGCCCGATCCGATCGACGCCGGCCTGGCCTACCGGCTCGAGCTGCCGGCGGCGCGACACACGGCATTCAGGGATTTCCGCGTGCTGGTGATCGACACCGATCCGGTGCTGCCGACCGACACGGCGGTGCGCGGCACCATCAACCGGCTGGCCGACAATCTCGCCAAGGCTGGCGTCAAGATCGAGCGCAGCAGTCCGCTGCTGCCGGATTTCGCGGCCTCCTCGCGGCTCTATATGCGCATGCTGATGTCGTTCCTCGGCTCGACCTTCGCGCCGGATGTCTACGCCGGCGCCAAGGCAGCCGCAGCGGCGTTGCCAGAGGGCGACAACAGCTTGGCTGCCGAACGGCTGCGCGGTATCGCGCTCAACCATCGCGACTGGCAGGCGGCAAATGCCGGACGCACGCGGCTGCGGGCGCAATGGCGCGAGCTGTTCAAGACGTACGACGCCGTGATCTGCCCGGTGATGCCGACGGCAGCCTATCCGCACGATCATTCGCCGGAGCAGGAGCAGCGGCGGATCAAGATCGACGGCAAGGAGCACGTCTATCCGGACCAGCTCGCCTGGCCGGGCATCGCGACGCTCCCCGGCCTGCCCTCGACCGCGATTCCGACGGGCTTTGCGCCCGACGGACTGCCCATCGGCGTGCAGATCGTCGGCCCGTGGCTGGAAGACCGCACGCCGCTCAAGCTCGCCGAGCTGATCGAGCGCGAATTCGGCGGGTTCGTGCCGCCCCCTTTGTTCAATGACTAG
- a CDS encoding nuclear transport factor 2 family protein: MSQDLDQLTTLNHDYVASVQNCDVKRFDEILAPEFFCSNPDKTLVDRAAFLEQTARPIAIRNLHAHDVIIRIMGDFAIIHAATSYTTADGQQATGRYTDCWTKKNGTWLAVSAHVSR; encoded by the coding sequence ATGAGCCAAGACCTCGACCAGCTCACCACGCTCAACCACGACTATGTCGCCTCCGTGCAAAACTGCGACGTTAAGCGCTTCGACGAAATCCTCGCGCCGGAGTTTTTTTGCTCCAATCCCGACAAGACATTGGTCGACCGTGCAGCCTTCCTGGAGCAGACGGCACGGCCGATCGCAATCCGCAATCTGCATGCCCATGATGTCATCATCCGCATCATGGGCGATTTTGCTATCATCCACGCCGCAACCAGCTACACCACCGCCGACGGCCAGCAGGCGACGGGGCGGTACACCGATTGCTGGACGAAGAAGAACGGGACGTGGCTCGCGGTATCAGCGCACGTGTCGCGGTGA
- a CDS encoding Zn-dependent alcohol dehydrogenase, whose protein sequence is MKAAVLYEVNQPLVIEDVSLPKPGPREVLIRTAVAGLCHSDLHFMEGLYPHPLPAVLGHESAGIVEQVGSDVTYVKPGDHVVTCLSVFCGTCDNCTTGRTVLCTDTTVKLLPGASNRMQWSKPEKLHQFLNLSSFAEQMLVHENAIVKIRKEMPLDLAALIGCGVITGYGAVVNTAKVTAGETVAVIGCGGVGMAAINGAQIAGAGRIIAIDTNPAKLQLATKLGATDIINPTDGDVVKRVRDLTNGGVHHSFEVLGRKETAEQAFGMLASGGTATIVGMIPFGQKIELHGFDFLRERRIQGSSMGSNHFRVDMPRLVDFYLRGRLHLEDWISAKLKLSEINEGFANMKAGKTLRSVIVFDS, encoded by the coding sequence ATGAAGGCCGCCGTCCTTTATGAAGTCAATCAGCCGCTGGTCATCGAGGATGTCAGCCTGCCGAAGCCGGGCCCACGCGAGGTTTTGATCCGCACGGCGGTCGCCGGCCTCTGTCACTCCGATCTGCACTTCATGGAAGGCCTGTATCCGCATCCGCTGCCCGCGGTGCTCGGGCACGAGTCCGCCGGCATCGTCGAGCAGGTCGGCTCCGACGTCACCTATGTGAAGCCGGGCGATCACGTCGTGACGTGCCTGTCGGTGTTCTGCGGCACCTGCGACAACTGTACCACGGGCCGCACCGTGCTCTGCACCGACACCACCGTAAAGCTGTTGCCGGGCGCCTCCAACCGGATGCAATGGTCGAAGCCCGAGAAGTTGCACCAGTTCCTCAACCTCTCGTCCTTCGCCGAGCAGATGCTGGTGCACGAGAACGCCATCGTCAAAATCCGCAAGGAGATGCCGCTCGATCTCGCCGCGCTGATCGGCTGCGGCGTCATCACCGGCTACGGCGCGGTCGTGAACACGGCGAAGGTGACGGCCGGCGAGACCGTGGCCGTGATCGGCTGTGGCGGTGTCGGCATGGCCGCGATCAACGGCGCGCAGATCGCCGGCGCCGGGCGCATCATCGCCATCGACACCAATCCGGCAAAGCTGCAGCTTGCGACCAAGCTGGGCGCGACCGACATCATCAATCCCACCGACGGCGACGTCGTGAAGCGGGTGCGCGACCTCACCAATGGCGGCGTGCATCATTCCTTCGAGGTGCTCGGCCGCAAGGAGACCGCGGAGCAGGCTTTTGGCATGCTGGCGTCCGGCGGCACGGCCACCATCGTCGGCATGATCCCGTTCGGTCAGAAGATCGAGCTGCACGGCTTCGACTTCCTGCGCGAGCGCAGGATCCAGGGCTCGTCGATGGGCTCCAACCATTTTCGCGTGGACATGCCGAGGCTGGTTGATTTCTACCTGCGCGGCCGGCTGCACCTCGAAGACTGGATCTCGGCCAAGCTGAAACTGTCGGAGATCAACGAGGGTTTTGCCAACATGAAGGCCGGCAAGACGCTGCGCAGCGTGATTGTGTTTGACAGCTAG
- a CDS encoding acyl-CoA dehydrogenase family protein has product MHKPVTGEPKSVAAAPSGLLAPDTSGMNFYRADPALTDLLRIHLPDPLFRHIEPHLDRLGELAGGHLDDCARLADRHTPVLHQRDKFGRDVQWIEYHPAYRELENAAFGEFGIHALSIRKGIMGWPDKYPVVAKHAFTFLFNQTEFGMGCPINVTDGCAKLLANFGSEALKAKYLAGLTQTDMSKLTQGGQFMTEKEGGSDVGTLTTRAVQEGDHWRLHGEKWFCSNADAKVVMLLARPEGAGPGTRGVGLFLMPRFLDDGSQNHYRIVRLKDKLGTRSMASGEIKLEGAIAYAVGKLDRGFVQMAEMVNSSRLSNGVKSTALMRRAYHDAMTVAKNRVVFGKRIIDLPLGRRQMLKIMLPVEQALSMSFLTADALDRAEAGSQDAAALLRILTPTLKFRATRDARKVCGDALEMRGGIGYIEEFATPRLLRDAHLGSVWEGTGNIVAIDALRRAVGRHGAESALSADLHARLDDSASVPQAWRDNLRGLVDRAVGFAREVAGNSENEADARRATSLLYHVASAVALAWEAHRINEMRGDARRLLLSRLVIDHRVAPSDPFRLTENAAQAKIAALLLGDRDAGMSEVGELVLAA; this is encoded by the coding sequence ATGCACAAGCCGGTCACAGGTGAGCCAAAAAGTGTCGCGGCCGCACCATCCGGTCTGCTGGCGCCCGATACATCAGGCATGAATTTCTATCGCGCCGATCCGGCGCTGACGGATCTGTTGCGTATCCATCTGCCGGACCCGCTGTTCCGCCACATCGAGCCGCATCTCGATCGCCTCGGCGAACTCGCCGGTGGCCATCTCGACGATTGCGCGCGGCTCGCCGACCGGCACACGCCGGTGCTGCACCAGCGCGACAAGTTCGGCCGCGACGTGCAGTGGATCGAATATCACCCGGCCTATCGCGAACTGGAGAACGCCGCGTTCGGCGAGTTCGGCATCCATGCGCTCTCGATCCGCAAGGGCATCATGGGCTGGCCGGACAAATATCCCGTCGTGGCCAAGCACGCCTTCACCTTCCTGTTCAACCAGACCGAATTCGGCATGGGCTGCCCGATCAACGTCACCGACGGCTGCGCCAAGCTCCTGGCGAATTTCGGCAGCGAGGCGCTGAAGGCGAAATATCTCGCCGGCCTGACCCAGACCGACATGAGCAAGCTGACCCAGGGCGGCCAGTTCATGACCGAGAAGGAGGGTGGCTCCGATGTCGGTACGCTGACCACGCGCGCCGTGCAGGAGGGCGACCATTGGCGCCTCCATGGCGAGAAATGGTTCTGCTCGAATGCAGATGCCAAGGTCGTGATGCTGCTGGCGCGTCCTGAAGGCGCCGGCCCCGGCACGCGCGGCGTCGGCCTGTTCCTGATGCCGCGCTTCCTCGACGACGGTTCGCAGAACCACTACCGGATCGTGCGCCTCAAGGACAAGCTCGGCACCCGCTCGATGGCCTCGGGCGAGATCAAGCTCGAAGGCGCGATCGCCTATGCGGTCGGCAAGCTCGACCGCGGCTTCGTGCAGATGGCCGAGATGGTCAATTCGTCGCGGCTCTCCAACGGCGTCAAGTCCACCGCTCTGATGCGCCGCGCCTATCATGATGCGATGACGGTTGCCAAGAACCGCGTGGTGTTCGGCAAGCGCATCATCGATCTGCCGCTCGGGCGCCGGCAGATGTTGAAGATCATGCTGCCGGTCGAGCAGGCGCTGTCGATGAGTTTTCTGACCGCCGACGCGCTCGACCGCGCCGAGGCTGGCAGTCAGGATGCTGCGGCGCTGCTGCGCATCCTCACGCCGACGCTGAAATTCCGTGCGACGCGCGATGCGCGCAAGGTTTGCGGCGACGCGCTCGAGATGCGCGGCGGCATTGGTTATATCGAGGAATTCGCCACGCCCCGCCTGCTGCGCGATGCGCATCTCGGCTCGGTCTGGGAGGGCACCGGCAACATCGTCGCGATCGATGCGCTCCGGCGCGCGGTCGGCCGCCACGGTGCTGAATCCGCGCTATCAGCCGATCTGCATGCGCGGCTCGATGATAGCGCGTCGGTCCCGCAGGCCTGGCGCGACAATTTGCGCGGTCTCGTCGATCGCGCCGTCGGCTTCGCGCGCGAGGTCGCTGGCAATTCCGAGAACGAGGCCGATGCGCGCCGCGCGACCAGCCTGCTCTATCACGTCGCAAGCGCAGTCGCGCTCGCCTGGGAAGCGCATCGCATCAACGAAATGCGCGGCGATGCGCGCCGGCTCCTGCTGTCGCGGCTGGTGATCGACCATCGCGTTGCGCCGAGCGATCCGTTCCGGCTGACGGAAAATGCCGCGCAAGCGAAGATCGCAGCGCTGCTGCTCGGCGATCGCGACGCCGGCATGAGCGAGGTTGGCGAACTGGTTCTGGCAGCGTAG
- a CDS encoding SDR family NAD(P)-dependent oxidoreductase, translating into MEHPKYKIALIVGAGEGLSASLARLLSAQGIRVALAARKIEKLGALCRETGAKAYACNATEPEEVERLFGLVERELGTPDLVVYNASGRTRGPFIDLVPADVAQAIAISAYGGFLVAQQAAKRMLPNKHGAILFTGASASVKGYAQSASFAMGKFALRGLAQSLARELSPQGIHIAHFVIDGGIRSAARAEPADKPDSMLDPDAIAQSYWNVLQQPRSAWSWELELRPWVEKF; encoded by the coding sequence ATGGAACATCCGAAATACAAGATCGCCCTCATCGTCGGCGCCGGCGAAGGCCTGAGCGCCTCGCTTGCTCGGCTGCTGTCTGCGCAAGGCATCCGCGTCGCGCTGGCCGCGCGCAAGATCGAGAAATTAGGCGCGCTCTGTCGCGAGACCGGCGCCAAGGCCTATGCCTGCAACGCCACCGAGCCTGAGGAGGTCGAGCGGCTGTTCGGCCTGGTCGAACGCGAGCTCGGCACGCCCGACCTCGTCGTCTACAACGCCAGCGGCCGCACGCGCGGGCCGTTCATCGATCTCGTCCCGGCCGATGTCGCGCAGGCGATCGCGATCAGCGCCTATGGCGGCTTCCTGGTGGCGCAGCAGGCGGCCAAGCGCATGCTGCCGAACAAGCACGGCGCGATCCTGTTCACCGGCGCGTCCGCCAGCGTCAAGGGCTATGCTCAGTCGGCCTCATTCGCGATGGGCAAGTTCGCGCTGCGAGGGCTGGCGCAGAGCCTGGCGCGCGAGCTCTCGCCGCAGGGCATCCACATCGCGCATTTCGTGATCGACGGCGGCATCCGCAGCGCGGCGCGCGCGGAGCCCGCCGACAAGCCGGATTCGATGCTCGATCCCGACGCGATCGCACAGAGCTACTGGAACGTGTTGCAGCAACCGCGCAGCGCCTGGAGCTGGGAGCTGGAGCTGCGGCCGTGGGTGGAGAAGTTTTAG
- a CDS encoding enoyl-CoA hydratase: MTTETTVDTGTNELLCVIRDRVAVITLNRPEARNALSDTLTPALRTMIRTCGESPEVGALLITGAGAAFCAGGNVKGMGAHRDQAKLDMSFDDKVADLQERQRLLTGALVSVRKPTITALPGPAVGAGLAIAMACDIRIAAQSALVATGYARIALSGDYGIAWLLTRLVGTARARELLFTGDRVDAARAEAIGLVNCVVPDEELQAEAFALAKSLAEGPRQALRYMKDSLDEALLFDFETARDHEAGRLIRLTTTADHKEAVLAFIEKRKAVFTGK; the protein is encoded by the coding sequence ATGACCACGGAAACCACTGTCGATACCGGCACCAACGAACTCCTCTGCGTCATCCGCGACCGCGTCGCGGTGATCACGCTGAACCGGCCGGAGGCGCGCAACGCGCTGTCGGACACCTTGACTCCGGCGCTGCGGACGATGATCCGCACCTGCGGCGAGAGCCCCGAAGTCGGCGCGCTTCTGATCACCGGCGCGGGCGCGGCCTTCTGTGCCGGCGGCAACGTCAAGGGCATGGGCGCGCATCGCGACCAAGCCAAGCTCGACATGTCCTTTGACGACAAGGTCGCCGATCTCCAGGAACGGCAGCGGCTGCTCACCGGCGCGCTGGTGTCGGTGCGCAAGCCGACCATCACCGCCCTGCCCGGTCCCGCGGTCGGCGCCGGGCTCGCCATCGCCATGGCCTGCGACATCCGCATCGCCGCGCAATCGGCCCTCGTCGCCACCGGCTACGCCCGCATCGCGCTCTCCGGCGACTACGGCATCGCCTGGCTGCTCACCCGGCTGGTCGGCACCGCGCGGGCCCGCGAGCTGCTGTTCACCGGCGATCGCGTCGACGCCGCGCGTGCAGAGGCCATCGGCCTCGTCAACTGCGTCGTACCCGACGAAGAATTGCAGGCTGAAGCCTTTGCACTGGCCAAGTCGCTCGCCGAAGGCCCGCGTCAGGCGCTGCGCTACATGAAGGACAGTCTCGACGAGGCCCTGCTGTTCGATTTCGAGACCGCCCGCGACCACGAAGCTGGACGGCTGATCCGCCTGACCACGACCGCTGATCACAAGGAAGCCGTGCTGGCCTTCATCGAGAAGCGGAAAGCGGTGTTCACGGGGAAGTAG
- a CDS encoding LysR family transcriptional regulator → MRIDPSDLATFLAIARHRSFRAAATELGVTPSALSHALRNVEERLGLRLVNRTTRSVALTEAGERLFVRITPAFRDIDDALEDLNNFRGKPAGTLRFTAARQSAQLVLLPIVTRFLKSFPDVSVEIVINDALIDMVAAGFDAGVRFGETIAADMIAVPIGPRHRFAVVGTPTFFKSHKPPTTPRDLKGLPCIRYRFTSGALYHWEFERGGVELAIDVAGPLTMNDQDLMVDAALDGAGLAYVFEAQVEALLARRKLVRVLADWCPAYPGFFLYYPSRRQLPAALRAFVDFARAPAAAPTSP, encoded by the coding sequence ATGCGGATCGACCCGTCCGACCTCGCGACCTTCCTCGCCATCGCCCGCCACCGCAGTTTTCGCGCGGCGGCGACCGAGCTCGGCGTCACGCCATCGGCGCTGTCCCACGCTTTGCGCAATGTCGAAGAGCGGCTCGGCCTGCGCCTCGTCAACCGCACCACCCGCAGCGTCGCGCTCACCGAGGCCGGCGAGCGGCTGTTTGTCCGCATCACGCCGGCCTTCCGCGACATCGACGACGCGCTCGAGGACCTCAACAATTTCCGCGGCAAGCCCGCCGGCACGCTGCGCTTCACCGCCGCGCGCCAGTCCGCGCAGCTGGTGCTGTTGCCGATCGTGACGCGCTTCTTGAAATCGTTCCCCGATGTCAGCGTCGAGATCGTCATCAACGACGCCCTGATCGACATGGTCGCGGCCGGCTTCGATGCCGGCGTCCGCTTCGGCGAGACCATTGCCGCCGACATGATCGCGGTGCCGATCGGCCCGCGGCACCGATTTGCCGTGGTCGGCACGCCCACGTTCTTCAAATCGCACAAGCCGCCCACCACGCCGCGCGACCTGAAAGGCCTGCCCTGCATCCGCTATCGCTTCACCTCAGGCGCGCTCTATCATTGGGAATTCGAGCGCGGCGGCGTCGAGCTCGCGATCGACGTCGCGGGACCGCTGACGATGAACGACCAGGATCTGATGGTCGATGCCGCGCTGGATGGTGCTGGCCTCGCCTATGTGTTCGAAGCCCAGGTGGAAGCGCTGCTCGCCAGGCGCAAGCTGGTGCGCGTGCTCGCCGACTGGTGCCCGGCTTACCCCGGCTTCTTCCTGTACTATCCAAGCCGCCGCCAATTGCCCGCAGCGCTGCGCGCGTTCGTGGATTTTGCGAGGGCGCCCGCCGCGGCCCCTACTTCCCCGTGA